Proteins from a genomic interval of Balaenoptera acutorostrata chromosome 21, mBalAcu1.1, whole genome shotgun sequence:
- the LOC102998067 gene encoding L-lactate dehydrogenase B chain-like codes for MATLKEKLIAPVAEEEATVPNNKITVVGVGQVGMACAISILGKSLTDELALVDVLEDKLKGEMMDLQHGSLFLQTPKIVADKDYPVTANSKIVVVTAGVCQQEGESRLNLVQRNVNVFKFIIPQIVKYSPDCIIIVVSNPVDILTYVTWKLSGLPKHCVIGSGCNLDSARFRYLMAEKLGIHPSSCHGWILGEHGNSSVAVWSGVNVAGVSLQELNPEMGTDNDSENWKKVHKMVVESAYEVIKLKGYTNWASGLSVADLIESMLKNLSRIHPVSTMVKGMYGIENEVFLSLPCILNAWGLTSVISQKLKDDEVAQLKKSADTLWDIQKDLKDL; via the coding sequence ATGGCAACTCTTAAGGAAAAACTGATTGCACCAGTTGCAGAAGAAGAGGCAACGGTCCCAAACAATAAGATCACTGTAGTGGGTGTTGGACAAGTTGGTATGGCATGTGCCATCAGCATTCTGGGAAAGTCTCTGACTGATGAGCTTGCTCTTGTGGATGTTTTGGAAGATAAACTCAAAGGAGAAATGATGGACCTGCAGCATGGGAGCTTATTCCTTCAGACACCAAAAATTGTGGCAGACAAAGATTACCCTGTGACCGCCAATTCCAAGATCGTGGTGGTAACTGCAGGAGTTTGCCAgcaagagggagaaagccgtCTGAATCTGGTGCAGAGGAATGttaatgtcttcaagttcatcATTCCTCAGATCGTCAAGTACAGTCCTGACTGCATCATAATTGTGGTTTCTAACCCAGTGGATATTCTCACATATGTTACCTGGAAACTAAGTGGATTACCCAAACACTGTGTGATTGGAAGTGGATGTAATCTGGATTCTGCTAGATTCCGCTATCTTATGGCTGAAAAACTTGGCATTCATCCCAGCAGCTGCCACGGATGGATTTTGGGAGAACATGGCAACTCAAGTGTGGCTGTGTGGAGTGGGGTGAATGTGGCAGGTGTTTCTCTCCAGGAACTGAATCCAGAAATGGGAACAGACAATGATAGTGAAAACTGGAAGAAAGTGCACAAGATGGTGGTTGAAAGTGCCTATGAAGTCATCAAGCTAAAAGGATACACCAACTGGGCTAGTGGATTAAGTGTGGCTGATCTTATTGAATCTATGTTGAAAAATCTATCCAGGATTCACCCAGTGTCAACAATGGTGAAGGGGATGTATGGCATTGAGAATGAAGTCTTCTTGAGCCTTCCATGTATCCTGAATGCTTGGGGGTTAACCAGTGTTATCAGCCAGAAGCTGAAGGATGATGAGGTTGCACAACTCAAGAAAAGTGCAGACACCCTCTGGGACATCCAGAAGGACCTAAAGGACCTGTGA